From Draconibacterium halophilum, one genomic window encodes:
- a CDS encoding glycosyltransferase family protein, translating into MGDFYQNGFVATLHNLRARPYEELEQKLEKFSKKRPIGLIIPSLYSELSRQALKDIVSILKGIPYIDEIVIGLDRADDYQYKNALEFFAELPQHHRVLWNDGPRMQDFKKKLASKNIVTTVPGKGRNVWFCFGYMIASARSEAIALHDADIITYNREMLARLIYPVADPSFNFKYCKGYYFRTDDEKLHGRAVRLLVTPLLRTLKKLLGHHTYLEYLDSFRYPLAGEFSMRADVIKTIRIPYDWGLEIGILNEVERNNSFNRICQVEIADRYDHKHQSLSIEDAEQGLSKMSRDVSRAIFAKLASDGITLTPAFFRTLKATYYRIALEFVELYKADAAMNGLTYDFHKEEEVIDLFVKNVYQSGISFLDNPDNVPLMPSWKRVQSAFPGILEEFREIVEADNNII; encoded by the coding sequence ATGGGAGATTTTTATCAGAATGGATTTGTAGCAACACTGCATAATTTACGTGCCCGGCCTTATGAAGAGCTGGAACAAAAATTGGAAAAATTTAGTAAAAAAAGACCCATTGGATTAATTATACCCTCTTTATATTCAGAACTATCGCGTCAGGCACTGAAAGACATTGTATCTATTTTAAAAGGGATACCATACATTGATGAGATTGTAATTGGACTGGATCGTGCCGACGATTATCAATATAAAAATGCTTTGGAATTTTTTGCAGAGCTACCACAACACCACCGGGTTTTATGGAACGACGGACCACGCATGCAGGATTTCAAGAAAAAGCTTGCGTCGAAAAACATCGTTACTACCGTTCCTGGGAAAGGACGAAACGTTTGGTTTTGTTTTGGTTATATGATTGCATCTGCCCGATCGGAAGCTATTGCGCTGCACGATGCTGATATTATTACCTATAACCGTGAAATGCTTGCACGTTTGATTTACCCGGTTGCCGATCCATCGTTCAATTTTAAATATTGTAAAGGTTACTATTTCAGAACCGATGACGAGAAACTGCATGGCCGGGCTGTACGACTTTTGGTTACACCGTTGCTACGTACATTAAAAAAACTGCTGGGACACCACACATACCTGGAGTATCTTGATAGCTTTCGTTACCCGCTTGCAGGTGAGTTTTCAATGCGTGCCGACGTAATTAAAACCATTCGTATACCTTATGACTGGGGACTTGAAATTGGTATTTTAAACGAGGTGGAACGCAACAACTCTTTTAACCGAATTTGCCAGGTTGAAATTGCCGATCGCTACGACCATAAACACCAATCGCTTTCCATAGAGGATGCCGAGCAAGGATTATCAAAAATGAGTCGCGATGTTTCAAGGGCAATTTTTGCCAAACTGGCTTCTGATGGTATTACCCTAACTCCGGCATTTTTCAGAACGCTGAAAGCAACTTATTACCGCATAGCACTTGAATTTGTTGAACTTTATAAAGCAGATGCCGCAATGAATGGTCTAACATACGATTTTCATAAAGAAGAGGAAGTAATCGACCTGTTTGTGAAAAATGTTTATCAATCGGGCATTTCCTTTCTTGATAATCCTGACAACGTACCATTAATGCCCAGCTGGAAAAGGGTGCAAAGTGCCTTTCCAGGAATTTTGGAAGAATTTCGTGAGATCGTAGAAGCAGATAACAATATCATCTAA
- a CDS encoding DUF2975 domain-containing protein, with translation MKNKELTRTQQVLAVMKFLVYLSITWYFLKMGGIVFMSLAFLAQGKPLTDLFFMQDWFNLLETNPEYYTLIIVLVISRSLLNISIWIMVLRLLKRIQLSNPFTKEVIERLERISYLLFSIWILSISAGGFFAWLGEKAGELNDSWDHGPYLFMAGLVFIISQIFKRGVELQSENDLTV, from the coding sequence ATGAAAAACAAAGAACTAACCCGAACCCAACAAGTGCTGGCTGTAATGAAATTTTTGGTGTACCTGTCAATTACCTGGTATTTTCTTAAAATGGGAGGTATTGTGTTTATGAGTCTAGCCTTTCTTGCTCAAGGAAAACCACTTACAGATTTGTTTTTTATGCAAGATTGGTTCAATTTATTAGAAACAAATCCGGAATATTATACACTCATAATTGTATTAGTAATATCAAGAAGTCTATTAAATATCTCGATTTGGATTATGGTATTAAGATTATTAAAAAGAATACAATTGTCTAATCCATTCACCAAAGAAGTTATCGAAAGATTAGAACGAATCAGCTATCTTCTTTTTTCAATTTGGATTTTATCAATTTCTGCAGGAGGATTTTTTGCATGGCTTGGAGAAAAGGCCGGCGAATTAAATGATTCATGGGATCATGGTCCTTATTTGTTTATGGCCGGCCTGGTATTTATCATTTCGCAAATATTTAAGCGTGGAGTTGAGTTACAGTCTGAAAATGATTTAACCGTATAA
- a CDS encoding glycosyltransferase family protein, with protein sequence MPVVIIHSHLNPGGVTRIIQSQIDSLEGEEIKVLVGACPDAGKITSPNAELHIIPELDYLERRKYTDQEAMEMLHKIHSEIRDYITPDTVLHFHNLNLGKNPIVTYAVYLLAKEGVKVFNHAHDFAEDRPSNYAFLEEIIYGNFSQNINEVLYPKLPNYHFGVLNSFDFERLQGLGVTDDRIEWLPNPVTFNASGDLPEKTDAKKAICEELNIDANKLLVTYPVRVIQRKNIGEFILLSILFRHRANFAVTQPPQNPVEIEMYNQWIKFCNDNEIDIVFEAGKKVNFEKLLRGTDFCITTSYKEGFGMVYLEPWLLDTPVVGRDIDFITRDFKNDGFSFPTLYYKLNIPGIKTDFKDLNLKMQMEIIQGVVSGKIEKHKLFEQNPILNTLFSDVKSYITEKNKTIIKNNYSLQGYGIKLQKRYKKMVG encoded by the coding sequence ATGCCAGTAGTAATTATACATAGTCATTTAAATCCCGGTGGTGTTACCCGGATAATCCAATCGCAGATAGACAGCCTTGAAGGCGAAGAAATAAAAGTATTGGTGGGCGCCTGCCCCGATGCCGGAAAAATAACATCGCCAAATGCGGAGCTTCATATTATTCCGGAACTGGACTATCTCGAGCGCCGCAAATACACCGACCAAGAGGCGATGGAAATGCTGCACAAAATACATAGCGAAATTCGGGACTATATTACTCCCGACACGGTTTTGCATTTTCATAATCTCAACCTGGGGAAAAACCCTATTGTAACTTATGCCGTTTATTTGCTGGCAAAAGAAGGCGTTAAAGTGTTTAACCATGCGCATGATTTTGCTGAAGACCGCCCCAGTAATTATGCATTTCTGGAAGAAATTATCTATGGTAATTTTTCGCAAAATATTAACGAAGTGCTTTATCCAAAGCTACCCAACTACCATTTTGGAGTGTTGAATTCGTTTGATTTTGAGCGATTGCAAGGGCTGGGAGTAACCGACGACCGTATTGAGTGGCTACCCAATCCGGTAACTTTTAATGCATCGGGCGATCTACCAGAAAAAACAGACGCAAAAAAAGCCATTTGCGAAGAGTTAAATATTGATGCCAACAAGCTATTGGTAACTTACCCGGTGCGGGTAATTCAGCGAAAAAATATTGGTGAGTTTATTCTGCTCTCGATACTGTTCCGGCACCGTGCAAATTTTGCGGTAACACAACCACCACAAAATCCGGTTGAAATTGAAATGTATAACCAGTGGATTAAGTTCTGCAACGATAATGAAATTGATATTGTATTTGAAGCCGGTAAAAAAGTAAACTTCGAAAAGTTATTGCGTGGAACTGACTTCTGCATCACAACAAGCTACAAAGAAGGATTTGGAATGGTATACCTGGAACCCTGGTTACTCGATACACCGGTTGTTGGCCGCGATATTGATTTTATTACCCGCGATTTTAAAAACGATGGTTTTAGCTTCCCTACGCTGTATTATAAATTGAATATTCCCGGAATTAAAACTGATTTCAAAGATCTGAACTTAAAAATGCAGATGGAGATCATTCAGGGAGTTGTTAGCGGAAAGATAGAAAAACACAAACTATTTGAACAAAACCCCATACTAAACACTTTGTTTAGTGACGTAAAGTCATATATTACAGAAAAAAACAAGACAATTATCAAAAACAACTATTCTTTGCAAGGATATGGAATTAAACTTCAGAAACGATATAAAAAAATGGTTGGATAG
- a CDS encoding creatininase family protein codes for MRKVATVLLLTITTFVYAQDLSYRLEELTAPDFIQAVEKSSKTCIIPIGVMEKHGPQLPLGTDLYLSREYSLRAAEQEYTVVFPWYYFSQINEARHQPGTISYSPELIWQMLQETLDELHRNGFEKIIIVNGHGGNNAFLNYFGMAQLSEPRGYSLYWFRPESDPEVKKKAEALTRHDPFDAHAGNSETSAMAATKPDVVHVDRAKQQTGVNQNRMNKLKYVYTGIWWYASYPNHYGGEAWEANAEAGELLINEKVEQLVEMIKLVKADTVVRELQNQFFNEAADPLKTKQ; via the coding sequence ATGAGAAAAGTTGCAACAGTATTGCTTTTAACCATCACTACGTTTGTTTATGCACAGGATTTATCATACCGCCTGGAAGAATTAACCGCTCCCGATTTTATTCAAGCCGTTGAAAAGAGTTCAAAAACCTGTATTATTCCTATTGGTGTAATGGAAAAGCACGGCCCTCAATTGCCTTTGGGTACCGATTTGTACCTATCGCGAGAATATTCGCTTCGGGCCGCAGAACAGGAATATACAGTGGTTTTTCCGTGGTATTATTTTAGCCAGATAAACGAAGCCCGTCATCAGCCAGGAACTATTTCATATTCGCCTGAACTGATTTGGCAAATGTTACAGGAAACACTGGATGAATTGCACCGCAATGGTTTTGAAAAGATCATAATTGTAAACGGTCATGGTGGCAACAATGCTTTCTTGAACTATTTTGGAATGGCGCAACTCTCCGAACCACGCGGTTATTCGTTGTACTGGTTTCGTCCTGAAAGTGATCCAGAGGTGAAGAAAAAAGCAGAAGCCTTAACACGGCATGATCCGTTCGATGCTCATGCCGGAAATAGCGAAACTTCGGCGATGGCTGCAACAAAACCTGATGTGGTGCATGTTGACCGTGCAAAACAACAGACGGGAGTTAATCAGAATCGGATGAATAAACTAAAATATGTTTACACCGGAATTTGGTGGTACGCCAGTTACCCAAATCATTATGGTGGCGAAGCCTGGGAGGCCAATGCAGAAGCTGGGGAGTTGCTTATAAATGAAAAGGTAGAACAACTGGTAGAAATGATTAAACTGGTAAAAGCTGATACGGTGGTTCGTGAATTGCAGAATCAGTTTTTTAATGAAGCAGCTGATCCGTTGAAAACTAAACAATAG
- a CDS encoding tetratricopeptide repeat protein, with protein MKTLLTLIFSLAVITAVAQGKNYEAAMTAALEKMKSSETVANFQQAANTFERISITETKEWLPLYYASYSMIVISYFDQDVNKKDAYLDKAQQFLDKAFKIAPDESELYSLQAFLYPSRITVDPMGRGMEYMPKMNAAIDKAIALNPENPRSYYLRAITLFNMPEQFGGGADAARPHFETAKEKFDRFEPKSPLHPNWGKEINEMEMQKL; from the coding sequence ATGAAAACTTTATTAACGCTAATTTTCAGTCTGGCAGTTATTACTGCAGTAGCACAGGGAAAAAATTACGAGGCAGCAATGACAGCCGCCCTCGAAAAAATGAAAAGCTCGGAAACAGTAGCCAACTTTCAGCAGGCAGCAAATACTTTTGAACGAATCAGTATAACTGAAACTAAAGAATGGTTGCCTTTATATTATGCATCGTATTCAATGATCGTGATAAGTTACTTCGATCAGGATGTAAACAAGAAAGATGCTTACCTGGATAAAGCGCAGCAATTTTTGGACAAAGCATTTAAAATTGCACCCGACGAATCGGAATTGTATTCGCTTCAGGCATTTCTTTATCCATCACGAATTACCGTTGACCCGATGGGCCGGGGAATGGAATACATGCCTAAAATGAATGCCGCAATTGACAAGGCGATCGCCCTTAATCCGGAAAATCCGAGAAGCTACTATTTGCGTGCCATTACACTTTTTAATATGCCCGAGCAATTTGGCGGCGGAGCTGATGCAGCCCGCCCACATTTTGAAACCGCAAAAGAGAAATTCGACAGATTCGAACCAAAATCACCGCTTCATCCGAACTGGGGAAAAGAAATAAATGAAATGGAGATGCAGAAACTATAA
- the rimO gene encoding 30S ribosomal protein S12 methylthiotransferase RimO: MAKKRVNVVTMGCSKNLVDSEVLLNQLQKGKFEVLHDSNETNFDAVFVNTCGFIHDAKQESIDMILDYAEAKKRGEIDKLYVMGCLSERYHNDLQAELPEVDKYFGKFDMKAMVEELKVTYAPEYIYERKITTPSHFAYLKISEGCNRSCSFCAIPKMTGRHQSRTIESLVMEARYLAKKGVKELLLIAQDLSYYGIDLYGKNQLAELINKVSEVEGIEWIRLHYLYPTKFPMEILPVMRENPKVCKYLDMPLQHISNRVLKNMLRHVTREETEALIAKIKEEVPGVVIRTTMLVGFPGETEEDFEELKEFVQEQKFGRLGVFPYSNEDGTYAANKFEDNLPDEVKQARADEIMEVQQYISAELNQQKIGKDFDVIIDRNESDYYVGRTEFDSPEVDGEVYITTDKEIKNGTIVKAKITGAEDYDLYGELV, from the coding sequence ATGGCGAAGAAAAGGGTAAATGTGGTAACCATGGGATGTTCGAAAAACCTGGTTGATTCGGAGGTTTTACTGAACCAGTTGCAGAAGGGGAAGTTTGAAGTGTTGCACGATTCGAACGAAACCAATTTTGATGCAGTATTTGTAAATACCTGTGGTTTTATTCACGATGCCAAGCAGGAATCGATTGATATGATCCTGGATTATGCGGAGGCTAAAAAACGTGGCGAAATCGACAAACTTTACGTTATGGGATGTCTCTCGGAACGTTACCACAACGATCTGCAAGCAGAATTACCCGAAGTAGACAAATACTTTGGTAAGTTTGATATGAAAGCCATGGTGGAAGAGCTAAAAGTTACCTACGCGCCCGAATACATATACGAGCGTAAAATTACCACGCCATCGCATTTTGCGTACCTGAAAATTTCGGAAGGTTGTAACCGTTCATGTTCGTTTTGTGCTATCCCCAAAATGACTGGCCGACACCAATCGCGCACCATCGAAAGCCTTGTGATGGAAGCCCGTTACCTGGCAAAAAAAGGAGTAAAGGAACTGTTGCTGATTGCTCAGGATCTTTCGTATTACGGAATCGATTTGTACGGTAAAAACCAACTGGCAGAATTGATCAACAAAGTTTCGGAAGTGGAAGGAATTGAGTGGATTCGTTTGCATTATTTGTATCCGACCAAATTCCCGATGGAGATTTTGCCGGTAATGCGCGAAAACCCGAAAGTGTGCAAATACCTTGATATGCCGTTGCAGCACATTTCAAACCGCGTGCTGAAAAATATGTTGCGCCATGTTACCCGCGAGGAAACCGAGGCGTTGATCGCCAAAATAAAAGAAGAAGTACCTGGAGTCGTAATCAGAACTACGATGCTTGTTGGATTCCCGGGTGAAACGGAGGAAGACTTTGAAGAGTTGAAAGAGTTCGTTCAGGAGCAGAAATTTGGCCGACTGGGTGTATTTCCGTATTCGAATGAAGATGGCACATACGCCGCCAATAAATTCGAAGACAATTTGCCCGACGAAGTGAAACAGGCTCGTGCCGATGAGATCATGGAAGTGCAGCAATATATTTCTGCCGAACTCAACCAGCAGAAAATAGGGAAGGATTTCGATGTGATTATCGACCGAAATGAAAGCGATTACTACGTTGGACGTACCGAATTTGATTCGCCTGAAGTAGACGGAGAAGTTTATATTACAACCGACAAGGAAATAAAAAACGGCACCATTGTTAAAGCGAAAATAACAGGTGCCGAAGATTATGACTTGTATGGAGAACTTGTTTAG
- a CDS encoding acyltransferase family protein: MIKTDHGNKTERIHALDSLRAIMMLLGLVLHAALTYGTLDYGNAWTMKDDASTSVVMDYIVSVIHNFRMPIFFVVAGFFGALLFFERSPRRMLWNRTARIFFPFIVFIVLLSPTIIFAFTYSKSVFAGVENPLASSLAIFSNPLLFIPPRTFHLWFLYYLFFISIFSFGLGYLFESIPRFTNWSTQVFNRILNQPILRVGVFSALTVVLLFIMNSTWVTTSTSWVPDWRTFLFYFFFYGFGWILFKSKTHLDTFKKYDWTFTILALVVISTQFFLYSSLGFALTIVFKSVAVWLFVFGITGLFIRYGSQHSHLMRYNSDSSYWIYLLHLSIVATIPGLIAHWHVSALFKFLFVFLLTSLICVITYHYFVRATFIGKFLNGRKYSRNLHPKREPIQVPLEKKATVA, translated from the coding sequence ATGATTAAAACAGATCACGGAAACAAAACGGAGCGTATTCATGCGCTGGATTCATTGCGTGCAATAATGATGTTACTTGGCTTGGTACTTCACGCGGCATTAACCTATGGAACTTTGGATTATGGAAATGCCTGGACAATGAAAGATGACGCAAGCACAAGTGTTGTCATGGATTATATTGTAAGCGTCATTCATAATTTCAGGATGCCGATATTTTTCGTAGTTGCAGGATTTTTTGGAGCCTTACTATTTTTCGAACGCAGCCCCAGAAGGATGCTTTGGAACCGAACTGCCCGTATATTCTTCCCATTCATTGTTTTTATTGTGCTCTTAAGTCCGACAATAATTTTTGCGTTTACTTACTCAAAAAGTGTGTTTGCAGGTGTTGAAAATCCGCTTGCTTCTTCTTTAGCGATCTTTTCAAATCCTCTGCTCTTTATTCCACCCCGAACTTTTCATCTCTGGTTTTTATATTACCTGTTTTTTATCTCCATCTTTTCGTTTGGATTAGGATATTTGTTTGAAAGTATCCCCCGGTTTACCAATTGGAGCACACAGGTTTTTAACCGGATACTGAATCAGCCAATTTTAAGAGTAGGGGTGTTTTCTGCCCTTACCGTTGTTTTACTTTTTATAATGAATTCAACCTGGGTGACAACTTCAACAAGTTGGGTGCCCGATTGGAGAACATTTCTATTCTACTTTTTCTTTTACGGTTTCGGGTGGATTTTATTTAAATCAAAAACTCATCTCGATACTTTTAAAAAATACGACTGGACTTTTACAATACTGGCGCTGGTTGTTATTTCTACCCAATTTTTTCTTTACAGTTCATTGGGCTTTGCATTAACAATCGTTTTTAAATCCGTTGCAGTGTGGTTATTTGTTTTTGGAATTACCGGTCTGTTTATTCGTTACGGAAGCCAGCATTCGCATTTAATGCGTTACAATTCTGATTCATCGTATTGGATCTATTTATTGCATTTGTCAATAGTTGCCACAATCCCCGGATTAATTGCTCACTGGCATGTTTCAGCGCTATTTAAATTCTTATTTGTGTTTCTGCTTACTTCGCTGATTTGTGTGATTACTTATCACTATTTCGTTAGGGCAACATTTATTGGTAAGTTTTTAAACGGAAGAAAGTACTCGCGGAACCTGCATCCGAAACGTGAGCCGATACAAGTGCCATTGGAAAAGAAAGCCACTGTTGCTTAA
- a CDS encoding helix-turn-helix domain-containing protein, giving the protein MPIIVNLDVMMARRKMSLNELSEKVNITLANLSILKTGKAKAVRFSTLEAICEALDCQPGDLLEYVEE; this is encoded by the coding sequence ATGCCAATTATCGTAAATCTTGATGTAATGATGGCGCGGCGGAAAATGTCGCTCAACGAACTGTCAGAGAAAGTAAACATCACACTGGCCAACCTTTCGATTCTTAAAACTGGCAAAGCCAAAGCTGTTCGTTTTAGCACGCTCGAAGCCATTTGTGAGGCTCTGGACTGTCAGCCTGGTGATTTGCTGGAATATGTGGAGGAATAA
- a CDS encoding HAD family hydrolase, with the protein MDSSEKLQPVPTTFCPNLKTDSKEKIKAVIFDIYGTLLISSSGDIDQASLNKDNMRAAMEAGGFDLSNCKEETCSHLLEQLQEQVKKQHEALKSKGIPFPDVDIFEVWQGMFEAAENKGLLKLSGSESWADIIMVFELLSNRVYPMPGMKEVLLEIKNMGLPIGIVSNAQFYTPIIMNYFLTGKFSTDQHITLFDEDLSVFSYKELRAKPDTALFDKIIPVLSNKYNIEPSETIFVGNDMLKDVYTATKAGVRTVLFAGDERSLRLREDDQRVKGMFPDFIINDLKQLAKIIG; encoded by the coding sequence TTGGATAGTTCAGAAAAACTGCAACCCGTCCCTACTACTTTTTGCCCCAACTTAAAAACTGATTCGAAAGAAAAAATTAAAGCGGTTATATTCGATATTTACGGAACGCTGCTTATTTCTTCGTCAGGCGATATCGATCAGGCATCGTTGAATAAAGACAACATGCGCGCTGCCATGGAAGCCGGTGGATTCGACCTGTCAAACTGTAAAGAAGAAACATGTAGCCATTTGCTTGAGCAGTTACAGGAGCAAGTTAAAAAGCAACATGAAGCGCTAAAAAGTAAAGGAATTCCTTTTCCCGATGTCGATATTTTTGAGGTTTGGCAGGGAATGTTTGAAGCGGCTGAAAACAAAGGTCTACTAAAACTGAGCGGTAGCGAATCGTGGGCCGATATTATTATGGTTTTCGAGCTGCTGAGTAACCGCGTTTATCCCATGCCGGGAATGAAAGAAGTGCTGCTTGAAATAAAGAATATGGGCCTACCCATCGGTATCGTTTCCAACGCACAGTTCTATACGCCCATTATCATGAATTATTTTCTGACAGGTAAATTTTCAACCGATCAACATATTACCCTTTTTGATGAAGACCTTTCGGTATTCTCGTACAAAGAACTACGGGCAAAACCTGATACTGCTTTGTTTGACAAGATTATTCCTGTGCTCAGTAACAAGTATAATATTGAACCATCAGAAACCATTTTTGTAGGCAACGATATGCTGAAAGACGTTTACACAGCCACAAAAGCAGGAGTGCGAACAGTACTTTTTGCCGGCGACGAACGCTCCCTGCGCTTACGCGAAGACGACCAACGGGTAAAAGGGATGTTCCCAGATTTTATTATCAACGATTTAAAACAACTTGCGAAAATTATAGGATGA
- a CDS encoding TonB-dependent receptor → MKIRLIILFQFLILFAHAQVKISGVVLSESGSPITGVNIFIQGTYDGATSDSLGVFLFKTETSGEQTLIASCVGFETYGQSLNLTGNISDLEIVLIEEISELDEVIINAGTFEASDKKKSVVLKPLDVALTAGANGDIFGAFGKLPGSHTVGEEGRLFVRGGESYETKTFMDGMLVNTPYYSKMPDLPTRGRFSPLLFNGSVFSTGGYSAEYGQALSSIVALNTVALEPETKSSISVLSVGLQGSHSKRWENTSLSISAEYLNTALSNKIFKQNIEWLKVPVIVGSTMLFRHKTSETGMIKSFASFNYDTSSLLYDNFEQSAFQEVSLGNKNLYSNTTYNEMLNDDWMIQTGVAANIDRENIDIDSNNITTSRNSSQLKLKLANYSIKDVTTSFGAEALIYKYDQEIDMDGNFNLSFSNNLFAGFAESEWKVTKNLAVKGGVRTQYNSLINELNVTPRLSAAVKTSKNSQLSTAFGKFFQNPNDDYLKFTDELSPETSTHSILTWQYKKDSRTLRIEAYNKNYSDLVKFDEEFSAEPGNYNNMGSGYSRGIDIFWRDKKEFGKSDYWVSYSWIDSKRNYRDFPQKVTPHYVSEHNLSVVYKQFFTKINSFISGSYTFASGRPYNNPNTPEFMAGKTKTYNDVSLGFTHIFYLFNTQTVAHVIVNNALGFNNVFGYNYAQTPDNNGVYQSQPIVPGQKRLIVFLLSFQL, encoded by the coding sequence ATGAAAATTCGTTTAATAATACTCTTTCAATTTCTGATTCTGTTTGCTCATGCACAGGTCAAAATCTCAGGAGTAGTTTTATCAGAATCAGGAAGCCCAATTACCGGGGTGAATATTTTTATTCAGGGAACTTACGACGGTGCAACAAGCGATAGCCTCGGTGTATTCTTGTTTAAAACCGAAACAAGCGGAGAACAGACACTTATTGCCAGTTGCGTTGGATTTGAAACTTATGGACAATCATTAAACCTAACCGGAAATATCTCTGATTTAGAAATTGTGCTAATTGAGGAGATAAGCGAACTCGACGAAGTTATTATCAACGCAGGTACTTTTGAGGCCAGTGACAAGAAGAAATCGGTGGTTTTAAAACCGCTTGATGTGGCCTTAACTGCAGGTGCCAATGGGGACATTTTTGGTGCTTTTGGCAAATTACCCGGTTCGCATACTGTTGGCGAAGAAGGTCGTCTTTTTGTTCGTGGTGGCGAAAGCTACGAAACCAAAACCTTCATGGATGGGATGTTGGTAAACACTCCATACTATTCAAAAATGCCCGATCTGCCAACCCGCGGCCGCTTCTCCCCTCTCCTTTTTAATGGATCGGTATTTAGCACCGGAGGTTACTCAGCCGAATACGGACAGGCACTTTCGTCGATTGTGGCTTTAAATACGGTTGCGCTTGAACCGGAAACCAAATCGAGCATCTCAGTTCTTTCGGTTGGTCTACAGGGATCACATTCAAAAAGATGGGAAAATACGTCGTTGTCAATCAGTGCCGAATACCTGAATACGGCTTTAAGTAATAAAATTTTTAAGCAAAATATTGAATGGCTGAAAGTTCCGGTTATTGTTGGCTCAACCATGCTATTCCGGCATAAAACCAGTGAAACAGGGATGATTAAATCTTTTGCCAGTTTTAACTACGACACCAGCAGTTTACTCTACGACAATTTTGAACAGTCCGCTTTTCAGGAAGTTTCATTGGGTAATAAAAATTTGTACTCAAACACAACGTATAACGAAATGCTGAATGACGACTGGATGATACAGACCGGCGTTGCTGCTAACATCGACCGGGAAAACATAGACATCGACTCGAATAATATCACAACTTCGCGAAACAGCAGCCAGTTAAAACTTAAACTTGCCAACTATTCCATAAAAGATGTTACCACAAGCTTTGGAGCAGAGGCATTGATTTATAAGTACGACCAGGAAATTGATATGGATGGAAATTTTAATCTTTCATTCAGCAATAACCTTTTTGCCGGATTTGCTGAGTCGGAATGGAAAGTTACCAAAAACCTGGCTGTAAAAGGCGGTGTCCGAACCCAATACAATTCACTAATCAATGAATTAAATGTTACGCCACGACTTTCAGCTGCGGTAAAAACCAGCAAGAACAGCCAGCTTTCGACAGCTTTCGGTAAATTCTTTCAGAACCCAAATGACGACTACCTGAAATTCACCGATGAGTTAAGTCCTGAAACCTCAACCCACTCAATATTAACCTGGCAGTATAAAAAAGACAGCCGCACTTTGCGTATTGAAGCCTATAATAAAAACTATTCAGACCTTGTGAAATTTGATGAAGAGTTCTCTGCTGAACCCGGAAATTACAACAACATGGGCAGCGGATATTCACGAGGAATTGACATTTTCTGGCGCGATAAAAAGGAGTTTGGCAAAAGCGATTACTGGGTTTCCTATTCCTGGATCGATTCAAAAAGAAATTACCGCGATTTTCCACAAAAAGTAACACCGCACTATGTTTCGGAGCATAACCTATCGGTGGTTTACAAGCAGTTTTTTACGAAGATCAATTCATTTATATCGGGGTCCTACACTTTTGCCAGCGGACGACCATACAATAATCCCAACACTCCCGAATTTATGGCTGGAAAAACTAAAACCTACAACGATGTGAGTTTAGGATTTACACATATATTTTACCTTTTCAACACACAAACCGTTGCACACGTAATTGTAAACAATGCCTTGGGTTTTAACAATGTATTTGGCTACAACTACGCTCAAACACCCGACAACAACGGAGTTTACCAATCGCAACCCATCGTTCCGGGACAAAAACGACTCATTGTATTTCTACTATCATTTCAATTATAA